The Candidatus Micropelagos thuwalensis genome has a window encoding:
- the queC gene encoding 7-cyano-7-deazaguanine synthase QueC, which yields MTDSRTALVLFSGGQDSTVCLAHALATYSHVETVGFDYGQTHRVELDCRLDVLAQIRAAFPDWAEKLGDDHVLALPALADIGGTALTGDGEIRVLDNGLPSTFVPGRNLLFLTYAAAIAYRRGLSVLVGGMCETDYSGYPDCRRDTLDHLAKAISAGMDAPIEIETPLMYLDKAATWAMTETLGGDMLIDLIREATHSCYRGDRTTRHEWGYGCNDCPACELRSKGYAQWVAQKKVSHDL from the coding sequence ATGACAGATTCTCGAACTGCATTGGTACTGTTTTCGGGTGGGCAGGATTCCACAGTATGTCTGGCGCATGCGCTGGCGACCTATAGCCATGTGGAGACTGTCGGATTTGATTATGGGCAAACGCACCGCGTTGAATTGGATTGCCGGCTGGATGTGCTGGCACAAATACGCGCCGCCTTTCCTGATTGGGCGGAAAAGCTGGGCGATGACCATGTGCTTGCCTTGCCTGCCTTAGCGGATATTGGCGGCACGGCGCTGACAGGCGACGGAGAAATCCGGGTTCTGGACAATGGCTTGCCTTCGACTTTCGTGCCGGGGCGGAATCTTCTTTTCCTAACTTATGCGGCGGCTATTGCTTACCGTCGTGGCTTGTCGGTTCTGGTTGGTGGCATGTGCGAGACAGATTACTCCGGCTATCCCGATTGCCGCCGGGATACGCTTGACCATCTCGCCAAAGCCATATCGGCAGGCATGGACGCCCCCATTGAGATTGAAACGCCGCTTATGTATCTCGACAAAGCCGCGACATGGGCTATGACAGAAACATTAGGGGGTGATATGTTAATTGACCTCATTCGCGAAGCCACACATAGCTGTTATCGCGGTGATCGCACCACCCGTCATGAATGGGGCTATGGCTGTAATGACTGCCCGGCCTGCGAGCTTCGATCCAAGGGGTACGCGCAATGGGTAGCCCAAAAAAAGGTATCGCATGACCTATAG